A part of Gambusia affinis linkage group LG19, SWU_Gaff_1.0, whole genome shotgun sequence genomic DNA contains:
- the p3h4 gene encoding endoplasmic reticulum protein SC65, protein MGMMLPRNLCLALLMPFLVEAQYEKYSFKSFPQKDMMPLESAYNYALEQYAAQSWAESVKYLELSLRLHRLLRDSETFCGRNCSSASRDSDSPLPDSNLRVVRHILLRAACLKKCKENFPVFKLSYPRRDLLETFEKRIPYRYIQYAYYQLNNMEKAVSATHTFLKKNPDEPYLTKNMNYYKSLFDVDEYLIDHEEQPYESVFLKSVVLYNSGDFSSSARNMEQAITQYFEVYSLCSAGCEGSYEILEFKDFYPSLADLFLDVLKCKVKCEEQLTPNVGGFFVEKFVATMFHYLQFSYYKLNDVKNAAPCAASYMLFDPSDQVMQQNIAYYRFYREQWGLKEEDFQPRPEALRYYNQTIKQKEMLEFALNYLYTDDEDVVSPEEAVTSHSEHPDAEFEGMGDYEESFLAEWWQEPKSKWDAGEDAD, encoded by the exons ATGGGGATGATGCTCCCGAGAAACTTGTGCCTGGCCCTTCTCATGCCCTTCCTGGTGGAGGCTCAGTATGAGAAGTACAGCTTCAAAAGTTTCCCCCAGAAGGACATGATGCCCCTGGAGTCCGCGTACAACTACGCGCTGGAGCAGTACGCAGCGCAGAGCTGGGCGGAGAGCGTCAAGTACCTGGAGCTCAGCCTGCGGCTCCACCGGCTGCTGCGGGACAGCGAGACGTTCTGCGGCCGCAACTGCAGCTCCGCTAGCCGGGACAGCGACTCCCCGCTCCCCGACAGCAACCTGCGCGTTGTGCGCCACATCCTACTGAGGGCTGCCTGCCTGAAAAAGTGCAAGGagaattttccagtttttaaactCTCCTATCCACGTAGGGATTTACTGGAAACGTTTGAGAAAAGGATACCGTATCGGTACATTCAGTATGCTTATTATCAG CTTAACAACATGGAAAAGGCTGTGTCTGCAACTCACACCTTCCTCAAGAAAAACCCAGATGAGCCCTATTTGACCAAAAACATGAACTACTACAAGAGCCTGTTTGATGTGGATGAATATCTCATCGACCACGAGGAGCAGCCGTATGAA AGTGTTTTCCTAAAGAGCGTGGTGCTCTACAACAGTGGAGACTTCAGCAGCAGCGCCAGGAACATGGAGCAGGCCATCACGCAGTACTTTGAGGTGTACAGCCTCTGCTCAGCAGGCTGCGAAGGCTCCTATGAAATCTTGGAGTTTAAAGACTTCTACCCATCACTAGCAG ATCTATTCCTTGATGTGCTGAAATGTAAAGTGAAATGCGAGGAGCAGCTGACACCCAACGTCGGCGGGTTCTTCGtggaaaagtttgttgccaCCATGTTCCACTACCTTCAGTTTTCATACTATAAAT TGAATGACGTGAAGAACGCGGCTCCCTGTGCAGCCAGTTACATGCTGTTTGACCCCAGCGACCAGGTGATGCAGCAGAACATTGCTTATTATCGTTTCTACCGGGAGCAGTGGGGCCTCAAGGAGGAGGACTTCCAGCCTCGGCCT GAGGCCCTGAGGTATTATAACCAGACaatcaaacagaaagaaatgctCGAGTTTGCACTGAACTACCTCTACACAGACGATGAG GACGTGGTGAGTCCAGAAGAAGCAGTCACTTCTCACTCTGAACATCCTGATGCTGAATTTGAAGGGATGGGTGACTATGAGGAGTCCTTCCTGGCAGAATGGTGGCAGGAACCGAAATCTAAGTGGGACGCTGGTGAGGATGCCGACTGA
- the LOC122822523 gene encoding disintegrin and metalloproteinase domain-containing protein 11-like isoform X2: MFSRLTLDPRHHLCCAFFDLFPPLHLPGFLTFGGGSPCGNRREYVKIMLAVWCFMVFGAVGERLAVSGADRGLWDWFAPSGQLDNGETEITYPKRLVQQIKSEEEMAHNFLDTRVKNSSGDSLPVHLALSCFQVEAFGHTFTLDLELNHHLLSSDYVERHFNYNGKPLQSVGGEHCYYQGRLRGLPESWAAVSTCHGLCGMFSDGFYSYGIEPVHNVSWKDEGAHLIRRMPDIRLSRHCPECAEDSEQDSSESVEDDSRPEQTEDQQVTGVLRRSKRFVRRPSVQTETKYIELMVVNDYDLFVQLRHSSSQTKNFAKAVVNTADTIFQEQLNTRIVLVAMETWTSENLMPVVEDPLITLQNFMKYRKDSIREQSDVVHLFSGRTFHSSRSGTAYTGGVCSPTKGGGINEYGSVGAMAITLCQSLGQNIGMRWNNARASAGDCRCPDAWVGCIMEDTGFYLPRKFSRCSVDEYIQFLLQGGGSCLFNKPNKLLDPPECGNGFVEPGEECDCGSQVECARSGGACCKKCTLTHDAMCSNGLCCSGCKYELRGVVCREAVNDCDIPETCTGDSSQCPHNVHKLDGYMCDNSQGRCYGGRCRTRDGQCKGLWGYNSADRFCYEKLNAEGTEKGNCGRGAEGKGWLQCNKPDVLCGFLFCANVTTKPKFGDLQGEVTSFTLYHQNKYLDCRGGHALLEDGSDMGYVEDGTPCGPNMMCLERRCLPVAAFNLSTCTGSKLGHICSDHGTCSNEVKCICDPDYTGKDCSVFDPIPEPTVPTGPEKKDLEEDKITVCLCTCPVHACLPPRTVSFPR, translated from the exons ATGTTTAGCAGATTAACTTTGGATCCTCGCCATCATCTCTGCTGTGCGTTTTTTGatctttttcctcctctccaccTGCCGGGCTTCCTGACATTTGGCGGGGGTTCTCCATGCGGTAATCGGAGGGAATATGTGAAGATCATGCTGGCGGTGTGGTGCTTCATGGTCTTTGGTGCAGTGGGCGAGAGGCTTGCAGTGTCAG GTGCAGATAGAGGACTGTGGGACTGGTTTGCCCCCTCAGGCCAGCTGGATAATGGGGAAACTGAGATCACCTATCCAAAGCGACTGGTGCAGCAGATCAAGTCAGAGGAGGAAATGGCTCATAACTTCTTGGATACCAGGGTGAAGAACAGCAGTGGGGACAGCTTA CCTGTCCACCTGGCTCTGAGCTGCTTTCAAGTCGAAGCCTTCGGACACACCTTCACTCTTGACCTGGAACTAAACCA TCACCTGCTGTCTTCAGATTATGTGGAGAGGCACTTTAACTACAATGGCAAACCACTTCAGTCTGTG GGAGGAGAGCACTGCTACTACCAAGGAAGACTAAGAGGTTTACCAGAGTCCTGGGCAGCTGTCTCCACTTGTCATGGCCTCTG TGGGATGTTCTCTGATGGTTTCTACTCTTATGGAATTGAGCCCGTTCACAATGTGAGCTGGAAG GACGAAGGAGCTCACTTAATTCGCAGGATGCCCGATATCAGACTTTCCCGGCACTGTCCAG AGTGTGCAGAGGACAGTGAGCAGGACAGCAGTGAGAGTGTTGAAGATGACAGTAGACCAGAGCAAACGGAGGACCAGCAGGTGACCGGGGTGCTGAGAAGATCCAAGAGGTTTGTCCGCAGGCCCTCTGTCCAGACAGAGACCAAATACATTGAGCTCATGGTGGTAAATGACTATGATCTG TTTGTGCAGCTGCGTCACTCAAGCAGCCAAACCAAAAACTTTGCCAAAGCTGTAGTCAACACAGCAGACACA ATCTTTCAGGAGCAGCTGAACACCAGGATTGTTTTGGTGGCCATGGAGACCTGGACCTCGGAAAACCTGATGCCAGTTGTGGAGGACCCGCTAATCACGCTGCAGAACTTCATGAAGTACAGGAAGGACAGCATCAGGGAGCAGAGCGACGTTGTCCATCTTTTCTC AGGGCGTACATTTCATAGTAGCCGCAGTGGGACAGCCTACACAGGAGGGGTGTGTTCTCCAACGAAAGGAGGAGGAATTAATGAG TATGGGAGTGTCGGGGCAATGGCCATCACTTTGTGTCAGAGTCTTGGCCAGAACATCGGGATGAGATGGAACAACGCAAGAGCCTCAGCAG gtGACTGCAGATGCCCAGATGCCTGGGTGGGCTGCATAATGGAAGACACCGG ATTTTATCTGCCCAGAAAGTTTTCTCGCTGTAGTGTTGACGAGTACATCCAGTTCTTGCTCCAGGGCGGTGGGAGCTGCCTCTTCAACAAGCCCAATAAG ctgtTGGACCCTCCAGAGTGTGGAAACGGCTTTGTGGAGCCAGGAGAAGAGTGTGACTGTGGATCCCAGGTG GAATGTGCCCGTAGCGGAGGAGCCTGCTGTAAAAAGTGTACTCTTACCCATGACGCCATGTGCAGCAATGGACTCTGCTGCAGTGGCTGTAAA TATGAGCTGAGAGGTGTTGTCTGTCGAGAGGCCGTGAACGACTGTGATATTCCCGAAACCTGCACAGGAGACTCCAGCCAG TGCCCTCATAATGTCCACAAGCTGGATGGTTACATGTGTGACAACAGCCAG GGACGCTGCTATGGTGGACGCTGCAGGACTCGTGATGGACAGTGCAAAGGACTCTGGGGCTATA ATTCAGCAGACAGGTTCTGTTATGAGAAGCTGAACGCTGAAGGTACAGAGAAGGGGAACTGTGGTCGGGGGGCTGAAGGGAAAGGCTGGCTGCAGTGCAACAAGCC GGATGTATTATGTGGCTTCCTTTTCTGTGCAAACGTCACAACAAAGCCAAAATTTGGTGATCTGCAGGGTGAGGTGACCAGCTTTACCCTGTACCATCAGAACAAGTACCTGGACTGCAG AGGTGGCCACGCACTGCTAGAGGATGGCTCCGACATGGGCTATGTGGAGGACGGCACACCCTGCGGTCCGAACATGATGTGTTTGGAGAGACGCTGCCTCCCTGTCGCAGCGTTTAACCTCAGCACCTGTACAGGATCTAAACTTGGACACATTTGCTCTGACCACGGG ACCTGCAGCAACGAGGTGAAGTGCATCTGTGACCCGGACTACACAGGAAAGGACTGCAGCGTTTTCGATCCGATCCCTGAGCCCACCGTCCCCACAGGCCCGGAGAAAAAAG ATCTGGAGGAGGATAAGATCACTGTCTGTCTCTGTACGTGTCCTGTCCATGCTTGTCTTCCTCCTCGCACCGTGTCGTTTCCACGTTAA
- the LOC122822523 gene encoding disintegrin and metalloproteinase domain-containing protein 11-like isoform X1, protein MFSRLTLDPRHHLCCAFFDLFPPLHLPGFLTFGGGSPCGNRREYVKIMLAVWCFMVFGAVGERLAVSGADRGLWDWFAPSGQLDNGETEITYPKRLVQQIKSEEEMAHNFLDTRVKNSSGDSLPVHLALSCFQVEAFGHTFTLDLELNHHLLSSDYVERHFNYNGKPLQSVGGEHCYYQGRLRGLPESWAAVSTCHGLCGMFSDGFYSYGIEPVHNVSWKDEGAHLIRRMPDIRLSRHCPECAEDSEQDSSESVEDDSRPEQTEDQQVTGVLRRSKRFVRRPSVQTETKYIELMVVNDYDLFVQLRHSSSQTKNFAKAVVNTADTIFQEQLNTRIVLVAMETWTSENLMPVVEDPLITLQNFMKYRKDSIREQSDVVHLFSGRTFHSSRSGTAYTGGVCSPTKGGGINEYGSVGAMAITLCQSLGQNIGMRWNNARASAGDCRCPDAWVGCIMEDTGFYLPRKFSRCSVDEYIQFLLQGGGSCLFNKPNKLLDPPECGNGFVEPGEECDCGSQVECARSGGACCKKCTLTHDAMCSNGLCCSGCKYELRGVVCREAVNDCDIPETCTGDSSQCPHNVHKLDGYMCDNSQGRCYGGRCRTRDGQCKGLWGYNSADRFCYEKLNAEGTEKGNCGRGAEGKGWLQCNKPDVLCGFLFCANVTTKPKFGDLQGEVTSFTLYHQNKYLDCRGGHALLEDGSDMGYVEDGTPCGPNMMCLERRCLPVAAFNLSTCTGSKLGHICSDHGTCSNEVKCICDPDYTGKDCSVFDPIPEPTVPTGPEKKGPSGTNIIIGSIAGAILLAAIVLGGTGWGFKNIRRGRSGGG, encoded by the exons ATGTTTAGCAGATTAACTTTGGATCCTCGCCATCATCTCTGCTGTGCGTTTTTTGatctttttcctcctctccaccTGCCGGGCTTCCTGACATTTGGCGGGGGTTCTCCATGCGGTAATCGGAGGGAATATGTGAAGATCATGCTGGCGGTGTGGTGCTTCATGGTCTTTGGTGCAGTGGGCGAGAGGCTTGCAGTGTCAG GTGCAGATAGAGGACTGTGGGACTGGTTTGCCCCCTCAGGCCAGCTGGATAATGGGGAAACTGAGATCACCTATCCAAAGCGACTGGTGCAGCAGATCAAGTCAGAGGAGGAAATGGCTCATAACTTCTTGGATACCAGGGTGAAGAACAGCAGTGGGGACAGCTTA CCTGTCCACCTGGCTCTGAGCTGCTTTCAAGTCGAAGCCTTCGGACACACCTTCACTCTTGACCTGGAACTAAACCA TCACCTGCTGTCTTCAGATTATGTGGAGAGGCACTTTAACTACAATGGCAAACCACTTCAGTCTGTG GGAGGAGAGCACTGCTACTACCAAGGAAGACTAAGAGGTTTACCAGAGTCCTGGGCAGCTGTCTCCACTTGTCATGGCCTCTG TGGGATGTTCTCTGATGGTTTCTACTCTTATGGAATTGAGCCCGTTCACAATGTGAGCTGGAAG GACGAAGGAGCTCACTTAATTCGCAGGATGCCCGATATCAGACTTTCCCGGCACTGTCCAG AGTGTGCAGAGGACAGTGAGCAGGACAGCAGTGAGAGTGTTGAAGATGACAGTAGACCAGAGCAAACGGAGGACCAGCAGGTGACCGGGGTGCTGAGAAGATCCAAGAGGTTTGTCCGCAGGCCCTCTGTCCAGACAGAGACCAAATACATTGAGCTCATGGTGGTAAATGACTATGATCTG TTTGTGCAGCTGCGTCACTCAAGCAGCCAAACCAAAAACTTTGCCAAAGCTGTAGTCAACACAGCAGACACA ATCTTTCAGGAGCAGCTGAACACCAGGATTGTTTTGGTGGCCATGGAGACCTGGACCTCGGAAAACCTGATGCCAGTTGTGGAGGACCCGCTAATCACGCTGCAGAACTTCATGAAGTACAGGAAGGACAGCATCAGGGAGCAGAGCGACGTTGTCCATCTTTTCTC AGGGCGTACATTTCATAGTAGCCGCAGTGGGACAGCCTACACAGGAGGGGTGTGTTCTCCAACGAAAGGAGGAGGAATTAATGAG TATGGGAGTGTCGGGGCAATGGCCATCACTTTGTGTCAGAGTCTTGGCCAGAACATCGGGATGAGATGGAACAACGCAAGAGCCTCAGCAG gtGACTGCAGATGCCCAGATGCCTGGGTGGGCTGCATAATGGAAGACACCGG ATTTTATCTGCCCAGAAAGTTTTCTCGCTGTAGTGTTGACGAGTACATCCAGTTCTTGCTCCAGGGCGGTGGGAGCTGCCTCTTCAACAAGCCCAATAAG ctgtTGGACCCTCCAGAGTGTGGAAACGGCTTTGTGGAGCCAGGAGAAGAGTGTGACTGTGGATCCCAGGTG GAATGTGCCCGTAGCGGAGGAGCCTGCTGTAAAAAGTGTACTCTTACCCATGACGCCATGTGCAGCAATGGACTCTGCTGCAGTGGCTGTAAA TATGAGCTGAGAGGTGTTGTCTGTCGAGAGGCCGTGAACGACTGTGATATTCCCGAAACCTGCACAGGAGACTCCAGCCAG TGCCCTCATAATGTCCACAAGCTGGATGGTTACATGTGTGACAACAGCCAG GGACGCTGCTATGGTGGACGCTGCAGGACTCGTGATGGACAGTGCAAAGGACTCTGGGGCTATA ATTCAGCAGACAGGTTCTGTTATGAGAAGCTGAACGCTGAAGGTACAGAGAAGGGGAACTGTGGTCGGGGGGCTGAAGGGAAAGGCTGGCTGCAGTGCAACAAGCC GGATGTATTATGTGGCTTCCTTTTCTGTGCAAACGTCACAACAAAGCCAAAATTTGGTGATCTGCAGGGTGAGGTGACCAGCTTTACCCTGTACCATCAGAACAAGTACCTGGACTGCAG AGGTGGCCACGCACTGCTAGAGGATGGCTCCGACATGGGCTATGTGGAGGACGGCACACCCTGCGGTCCGAACATGATGTGTTTGGAGAGACGCTGCCTCCCTGTCGCAGCGTTTAACCTCAGCACCTGTACAGGATCTAAACTTGGACACATTTGCTCTGACCACGGG ACCTGCAGCAACGAGGTGAAGTGCATCTGTGACCCGGACTACACAGGAAAGGACTGCAGCGTTTTCGATCCGATCCCTGAGCCCACCGTCCCCACAGGCCCGGAGAAAAAAG GTCCCAGTGGCACCAATATCATAATAGGGTCCATCGCAGGTGCTATTCTCCTGGCAGCTATAGTCCTAGGGGGAACAGGATGGGGATTTAA GAACATTCGAAGAGGAAG ATCTGGAGGAGGATAA
- the fkbp10a gene encoding peptidyl-prolyl cis-trans isomerase FKBP10, translating to MDIMKCFGLLLFVFVVDCNPGPLADIVVDRYELPKVCAREVQTEDFIRYHFNGTFYEDGKRFDSSYERGKAFVSQVGLGKLITGMDRGLQGMCVNERRRITVPPHLAYGSVGTGGLIPPDATLVYEILLLDIWNPKDKVQIRTISKPGICRRTTAVSDFIRYHYNGTLLTGEAFDSSHSRNTTYDTYLGRGDIIEGMDEGLQGMCVGERRIIIVPPFLAYGETGHGTTIPPQATLVFEVLLVDVFNPKDDVTAEVREMPKNCTRKTVIGDYIRYHYNGTFQDGTFFDSSYQRNRTYNTYIGMGYVIHGMDKALQGLCIGEKRRIIIPPHMAYGEKGVGNLIPGSAVLIFDVHVIDFHNPKDSVEITVTHKPQECNMTSETDDLIHYRYNCSLMDGTLLYSSDQFDSPSVTTLGASKVIMGLEEGLKGMCVGERREAVVPPHWGHGEEGAVGVPGSAVLLFELELVQLQKGVPEGFMFIWLGEIPDPLFNALDLNGDKEVPLQEFSEFIKLQVKEGKGRLRPGVDIEGVVKDMFDNQDQNKDGRIVEDELKIKDDESEQVRRDEL from the exons ATGGATATAATGAAATGCTTCGgacttctgctttttgttttcgtTGTGGACTGCAACCCTGGTCCGTTGGCGGACATTGTTGTGGATCGGTACGAATTACCGAAAGTTTGTGCCAGAGAAGTTCAAACAGAAGACTTTATCCGATATCACTTCAACGGGACCTTCTATGAGGACGGGAAAAGGTTTGACTCCAG CTATGAGCGAGGTAAAGCCTTCGTCAGTCAGGTGGGACTTGGTAAGCTCATCACAGGGATGGACCGAGGTCTGCAGGGCATGTGTGTCAACGAGCGCAGAAGGATCACCGTCCCACCGCACCTGGCATATGGAAGTGTTGGCACAG GTGGTTTGATCCCTCCCGATGCCACTCTGGTGTACGAAATCCTCCTGCTGGACATATGGAACCCTAAGGACAAAGTTCAGATCCGCACAATCAGCAAACCTGGGATCTGCAGGCGCACTACTGCAGTGTCAGATTTCATCCGTTACCACTACAACGGCACGTTGCTGACTGGTGAAGCATTTGATTCCAG tCACTCAAGAAACACAACTTATGACACCTACTTGGGGAGGGGTGACATCATTGAAGGCATGGATGAGGGTCTACAGGGCATGTGTGTTGGGGAGAGACGGATCATCATTGTCCCACCATTTTTGGCGTATGGCGAGACTGGCCAtg GTACCACAATCCCCCCACAGGCGACACTTGTGTTTGAGGTGCTGTTGGTAGATGTATTTAATCCTAAGGATGATGTGACTGCAGAGGTAAGAGAGATGCCTAAAAACTGCACACGCAAGACAGTCATTGGGGATTATATCCGCTACCACTACAACGGCACCTTTCAAGACGGCACGTTCTTCGACTCAAG CTACCAACGAAACAGAACCTACAACACATACATTGGAATGGGATATGTGATCCATGGCATGGATAAAGCCCTGCAGGGCTTGTGCATTGGGGAGAAAAGGAGAATTATAATTCCTCCTCACATGGCTTATGGAGAAAAAGGCGTTG GAAACCTCATTCCTGGCTCTGCTGTGCTGATTTTTGACGTCCACGTTATTGACTTCCACAACCCCAAAGACTCGGTCGAGATCACAGTCACCCACAAGCCTCAGGAATGTAACATGACCAGCGAAACCGACGATTTAATTCACTATCGCTACAACTGCTCCTTGATGGACGGCACGCTTCTGTACTCCTC GGACCAGTTCGACTCGCCTTCTGTCACGACTCTAGGAGCCAGTAAGGTGATCATGGGCCTGGAGGAAGGTTTAAAAGGCATGTGTGTGGGCGAGAGGAGAGAGGCGGTGGTCCCTCCGCACTGGGGTCATGGAGAGGAAGGAG CTGTAGGAGTTCCAGGAAGTGCAGTGCTCCTTTTTGAACTGGAGCTGGTGCAGCTGCAGAAAGGTGTGCCTGAAGGCTTCATGTTCATCTGGCTAGGAGAAATCCCCGACCCCCTCTTCAATGCTCTCGACCTCAATGGGGACAAAGAGGTCCCTCTACAGGAG TTTTCAGAGTTTATCAAACTGCAAGTCAAAGAGGGCAAAGGTCGACTTCGGCCAGGTGTCGACATTGAAGGCGTTGTTAAAGACATGTTTGATAATCAGGACCAGAATAAAGATGGAAGAATTGTTGAAGATGAACTGAAAATTAAGGATGATGAGTCTGAACAAGTAAGGCGAGATGAGCTATGA